One Roseimaritima multifibrata DNA window includes the following coding sequences:
- the rfbB gene encoding dTDP-glucose 4,6-dehydratase, with the protein MRVLITGGAGFIGSNLVRLAIESGHTVLNVDKLTYAGNLASLKDLDSHPNYQFLQADITDAEAVSQAFASFQPEAVMHLAAESHVDRSIDGPGQFIQTNVVGTFQLLQASLQYWRGLSAQGQSEFRFLHVSTDEVYGSLGETGLFTETTPYTPHSPYSASKASSDHLARAWHDTYGLPVLVTNCSNNYGPYQFPEKLIPVVILKCLRNEPIPIYGKGENIRDWLYVVDHCEALLKVVQEGKIGQTYNIGGNNERTNLELVKTLCGLLDDLRPCESGQMHEKKITYVTDRPGHDLRYAIDASKIAEELDWHPKEDFASGFRKTVEWYLDHPEWWQDILSGDYQLQRQGNNVS; encoded by the coding sequence ATGCGCGTCTTAATCACTGGCGGCGCCGGTTTCATCGGTTCCAATCTCGTCCGCCTGGCTATCGAATCGGGGCACACCGTCCTGAATGTGGACAAATTGACGTACGCGGGTAACCTTGCCTCCCTAAAAGATCTCGACAGCCACCCAAATTACCAGTTTTTGCAGGCCGACATTACGGATGCGGAAGCGGTGTCCCAAGCGTTTGCCAGCTTCCAGCCCGAAGCGGTGATGCATTTGGCGGCAGAAAGTCATGTCGACCGGTCTATCGACGGCCCTGGGCAGTTTATCCAGACAAACGTTGTCGGCACCTTTCAGCTACTTCAGGCCAGCCTCCAGTATTGGCGAGGCCTCTCGGCGCAAGGGCAGTCGGAATTTCGTTTTCTGCATGTATCGACCGATGAAGTTTACGGATCATTGGGCGAAACTGGCCTGTTCACTGAAACGACCCCATACACGCCCCATTCTCCATACTCAGCCAGCAAGGCTTCCAGCGACCATTTGGCCCGCGCCTGGCACGACACCTACGGACTGCCCGTTTTGGTGACCAATTGCAGTAATAATTATGGTCCCTATCAGTTCCCTGAGAAATTGATCCCGGTTGTCATTCTTAAATGTTTGCGTAACGAACCGATCCCGATCTATGGCAAAGGTGAAAACATTCGCGACTGGTTGTACGTGGTCGATCACTGCGAAGCCCTCCTGAAGGTTGTTCAAGAAGGAAAAATAGGCCAGACCTATAATATTGGCGGAAACAACGAACGTACGAACCTTGAACTAGTAAAGACTCTGTGCGGGCTGTTGGACGATTTGCGGCCTTGTGAATCAGGGCAAATGCACGAGAAGAAAATTACCTACGTAACCGATCGCCCTGGGCATGATCTGCGGTACGCCATTGATGCTTCGAAAATAGCCGAAGAACTTGACTGGCATCCCAAGGAAGACTTCGCCAGCGGCTTTCGTAAGACCGTAGAATGGTATCTGGATCATCCGGAATGGTGGCAGGATATCCTCTCGGGTGATTACCAACTGCAGCGACAGGGAAATAACGTTTCTTAG
- a CDS encoding NIPSNAP family protein: MACQRLFALLFAGLLMAVTVNLASAEETTREFYEVRTYQLGENGDPAALDAYLEKALLPALQRQGIGPVGVLFDPQAEPANQQVTVVIPFNSPAQLPEVQAALASDEAYQKAGKDYLELPVDQAPFSRIRSELLIAFESMPRMEAPTESIAPKDERVYELRTYESATEQKGIVKVHMFNNGEIPIFLDCGIQPVFFGQAIVGPNCPNLTYLTVYPTDEARQAGWKAFVAHPDWATLKVKPQYANTVSKIEKAVLKAKPYSQW, from the coding sequence ATGGCTTGCCAACGATTATTCGCACTTCTTTTTGCCGGCCTTTTAATGGCGGTTACCGTGAACCTTGCCAGCGCCGAAGAAACGACGCGAGAATTTTACGAAGTTCGCACCTATCAGCTGGGCGAAAACGGTGACCCCGCGGCTCTGGATGCGTATTTAGAAAAAGCCCTTTTGCCAGCGCTTCAACGCCAAGGCATCGGTCCAGTAGGAGTCCTTTTTGATCCGCAAGCTGAACCAGCAAACCAGCAAGTTACCGTCGTTATCCCGTTCAACTCGCCCGCTCAATTGCCTGAAGTTCAAGCGGCTTTGGCAAGCGACGAAGCCTATCAAAAAGCTGGCAAGGATTACCTTGAATTGCCTGTGGACCAAGCTCCGTTCAGCCGAATTCGAAGCGAACTGCTGATTGCCTTTGAATCGATGCCACGCATGGAGGCACCCACCGAATCGATCGCTCCAAAAGACGAACGCGTCTATGAACTGCGTACGTACGAAAGTGCGACGGAGCAAAAGGGAATCGTCAAGGTTCACATGTTCAACAACGGTGAAATTCCAATCTTCTTGGACTGTGGGATCCAGCCTGTTTTCTTTGGTCAAGCGATCGTCGGACCAAACTGCCCCAATCTGACTTACTTGACCGTGTACCCAACGGACGAAGCCCGCCAAGCTGGCTGGAAAGCCTTTGTCGCGCACCCCGACTGGGCAACCCTAAAGGTCAAACCCCAATACGCAAACACCGTCAGCAAAATCGAAAAAGCCGTACTGAAGGCAAAGCCATACTCCCAGTGGTAA
- a CDS encoding DinB family protein → MQSIATAITESANLSIGYAQRLMTDVKADQFGRFATGSNGPIDSNHPAFVFGHLCLYPARMLEDLGLDASKIEAPANYHELFKPGVACSDDVNGDIYPPMDEIMSRFYDSYAAALKEIANIDNAAYEVANPLERMRERFSTMGSMHTFYMGGHMMMHLGQISAWRRAIGMPAA, encoded by the coding sequence ATGCAATCGATTGCCACTGCAATTACCGAATCGGCCAACCTATCCATCGGTTATGCCCAACGTCTTATGACCGATGTTAAAGCGGACCAGTTCGGACGCTTCGCAACCGGATCCAACGGACCTATCGACTCAAACCATCCTGCGTTCGTGTTCGGGCATCTTTGCTTGTACCCCGCCCGAATGCTCGAAGACCTAGGGCTGGATGCAAGCAAAATCGAAGCCCCCGCAAACTACCACGAACTGTTTAAGCCCGGAGTCGCCTGCAGCGACGACGTAAATGGCGACATCTATCCTCCAATGGATGAAATCATGTCCCGGTTTTACGACTCCTACGCAGCGGCCCTGAAAGAGATCGCTAACATCGACAACGCTGCCTACGAAGTCGCAAACCCACTTGAGCGCATGCGTGAGCGTTTCTCCACAATGGGATCGATGCACACTTTTTACATGGGTGGCCACATGATGATGCACCTAGGCCAAATCAGTGCATGGCGCCGAGCGATCGGAATGCCAGCCGCCTAG
- a CDS encoding carbon-nitrogen hydrolase, which translates to MTRDVSLALVQMQCSEDKQQNVCKAVERIVAAAEKGAQIICLQELFTSPYPCQEEDHRVFDWAESIPGPTTDVLGKVAAKYEVVIVASLFERRAPGLYHNTAAVLDADGSIAGIYRKMHIPDDPLYYEKFYFTPGDLGFKVIETRYAKLGVGVCWDQWFPEAARLFALGGAEILLYPTAIGWIDEEKEEFGKNQYNAWQTSMRGHAIANGLWVAAPNRVGTEGRIEFWGGSFFVAPTGEVIEQGSHSDEQTLIQTCSLDMLDLVRTHWPFLRDRRIDAYGGLLQRHLSP; encoded by the coding sequence ATGACACGCGACGTTTCTTTAGCCCTAGTGCAAATGCAATGCTCCGAAGATAAGCAGCAAAACGTCTGTAAAGCGGTCGAGCGAATTGTAGCAGCTGCAGAGAAAGGGGCGCAGATCATTTGCCTGCAAGAATTATTTACCAGCCCCTACCCCTGCCAGGAAGAAGACCACCGGGTTTTTGACTGGGCGGAATCGATCCCCGGCCCGACAACCGACGTGCTTGGCAAGGTTGCTGCAAAATACGAGGTCGTGATTGTCGCCTCGCTATTCGAACGCCGGGCACCTGGGCTTTATCACAACACGGCCGCCGTCCTGGACGCGGACGGAAGCATTGCGGGCATCTACCGGAAAATGCATATCCCCGATGACCCGTTGTACTATGAAAAATTCTACTTCACCCCCGGTGACTTAGGGTTCAAGGTCATCGAAACCCGATACGCCAAACTTGGAGTCGGCGTCTGCTGGGACCAGTGGTTCCCCGAAGCGGCGAGACTGTTTGCCTTGGGCGGAGCAGAGATCTTGCTCTACCCAACGGCGATCGGCTGGATCGATGAAGAAAAGGAAGAATTTGGCAAAAATCAGTACAATGCTTGGCAGACCTCCATGCGCGGGCATGCGATTGCAAACGGGCTGTGGGTTGCCGCCCCAAACCGCGTCGGCACCGAAGGGCGGATCGAATTCTGGGGCGGTTCCTTTTTCGTTGCACCAACCGGCGAAGTCATCGAACAAGGGTCCCACAGCGACGAACAAACCCTGATCCAGACCTGTTCGTTAGACATGCTTGATCTGGTCCGCACCCACTGGCCATTCTTGCGGGATCGCCGAATCGATGCTTATGGTGGGCTGCTGCAGCGGCACCTATCGCCGTAA
- the bioD gene encoding dethiobiotin synthase — protein sequence MIVKAPPILFFTGTDTDVGKTYVASLTAKLLAGYGMKIGVYKPVASGCDYRNGELVSEDALGLWQSAGRPESLERVCPQRFAAPLAPPSAAALENRIVDKDELIEGAKWWYGRCSLLIVEGAGGLFSPLADRFSNADLAYALRATLVLVAENRLGVIHQVVATTLAAKHFADGEGLNLAGIILNQAMSRSDASAETNLTEIRKYCHVPLLGSLPYGSDASPIEQWLRKAC from the coding sequence ATGATCGTCAAAGCACCTCCCATCCTCTTTTTTACGGGGACCGACACCGATGTGGGGAAGACCTACGTCGCTAGTTTGACGGCAAAATTGCTTGCCGGCTACGGAATGAAGATTGGAGTCTACAAGCCTGTCGCCAGCGGCTGTGACTATCGCAACGGCGAACTTGTGTCCGAGGACGCATTGGGATTGTGGCAGTCAGCGGGCCGCCCGGAAAGCCTCGAACGTGTTTGCCCTCAGCGGTTTGCGGCTCCTTTAGCACCCCCATCGGCCGCGGCACTAGAAAATCGAATCGTCGACAAGGACGAACTGATTGAGGGAGCCAAGTGGTGGTATGGCCGCTGTTCGTTGTTAATCGTCGAGGGGGCCGGGGGCCTTTTTTCTCCTTTGGCAGACCGATTTAGCAACGCCGACTTGGCCTATGCCTTGCGGGCCACTTTGGTTTTAGTGGCAGAAAATCGGTTAGGGGTGATTCATCAAGTGGTTGCGACCACTTTGGCGGCTAAACATTTTGCCGATGGAGAGGGGCTGAACCTTGCTGGCATTATCCTGAATCAAGCGATGTCACGCAGCGATGCGTCTGCAGAAACCAACCTCACTGAAATACGAAAATACTGCCATGTTCCGTTGCTTGGTTCGCTCCCTTACGGAAGCGACGCCTCGCCGATTGAACAGTGGCTACGGAAAGCCTGCTAA
- the pdxA gene encoding 4-hydroxythreonine-4-phosphate dehydrogenase PdxA gives MSLPAIAITTGDPAGIGPEVSLRAIPEILAFCRPQLIGNRTVLQQVAAKIGVDLPEVPILDPAGDFSAVQPGQICAENGSASYQYVTTGIDLAIEGKVAGVVTGPIQKEAWHLAGIPFPGHTELLASRTHSSNVRMMLTAPQISCVLVTVHVGYAEVPRLLTTEGIFESIQMGHEVVSRIRQRKARVTVCGLNPHAGEHGLFGQQEEERIIQPAIDRAREAGMDVQGPLPPDTAFTAAKRLETDVYICMYHDQGLIPLKTLAFDDAVNVTLGLPIVRTSVDHGTAMDIAWQGIAGHSSMVQAIRLAVQLASPGQV, from the coding sequence ATGTCACTCCCTGCGATTGCAATCACCACCGGTGACCCTGCTGGAATTGGTCCTGAAGTTTCGCTGCGGGCGATTCCCGAAATCCTTGCTTTTTGCCGTCCTCAGCTGATTGGCAATCGCACGGTTTTGCAGCAAGTTGCTGCTAAGATTGGCGTCGACCTACCTGAGGTTCCCATCCTGGACCCTGCCGGCGATTTCTCAGCTGTGCAGCCCGGACAAATCTGTGCTGAAAATGGTAGTGCTTCTTACCAGTACGTTACGACTGGTATCGATTTGGCCATCGAGGGCAAGGTGGCTGGGGTCGTGACGGGGCCGATCCAGAAAGAGGCTTGGCATCTGGCAGGGATTCCTTTTCCCGGCCATACCGAACTGTTGGCGTCACGCACTCATTCGTCCAATGTTCGCATGATGTTGACCGCGCCGCAGATTAGCTGTGTGTTGGTGACGGTGCACGTCGGGTACGCCGAGGTGCCGCGGCTGCTTACCACGGAGGGGATTTTTGAATCGATTCAAATGGGGCACGAGGTGGTGTCGCGGATTCGTCAACGCAAGGCGCGCGTCACTGTCTGCGGCTTGAATCCGCACGCCGGAGAACACGGGCTGTTCGGTCAGCAGGAGGAAGAGCGAATCATCCAGCCGGCCATTGATCGAGCGAGAGAAGCGGGGATGGACGTTCAGGGCCCCCTGCCGCCCGACACCGCATTCACCGCAGCAAAACGCCTGGAAACCGACGTCTACATTTGCATGTATCACGACCAGGGGCTGATTCCGCTGAAGACACTTGCCTTTGATGACGCGGTGAACGTCACGTTGGGGCTGCCGATCGTGCGCACGTCCGTTGACCATGGGACCGCCATGGACATTGCTTGGCAAGGAATCGCCGGGCACAGCAGCATGGTCCAGGCGATTCGTTTGGCCGTCCAGTTGGCGTCCCCAGGGCAAGTCTAG
- a CDS encoding DUF1559 domain-containing protein — protein MKRNAFTLVELLVVIAIIGVLVGLLLPAVQAAREAARRMSCSNNFKQLGLSLHNYHDTHQAFPLGATAITQGLSLHVALLPFMEQGNKYDRFIIEEVFNSANNRPLTQDAPMAMYICPSSPENTADDTEADYTTHYYGVMGPTGTNPQSGVAYKENTSGAHGGWSEQGLFRWGLKPKNFANIVDGTSNSLAFGEISWSERNGNATRYRAWTRGGQVNQYMAPAKNIARAINSDYTALFNDMSMGSEHPGGAMFGLCDGSVRFVSETINFSTYLSAASVNGRESDGL, from the coding sequence ATGAAACGGAACGCTTTTACTTTAGTTGAATTATTGGTGGTGATTGCCATCATCGGTGTCTTGGTTGGCTTGCTCTTACCAGCCGTCCAAGCCGCTCGCGAAGCCGCTAGACGAATGAGCTGCAGCAACAACTTCAAGCAGTTAGGGCTGTCGCTGCACAATTACCACGACACGCATCAGGCCTTCCCACTCGGGGCCACTGCGATCACGCAGGGACTTTCGCTACACGTCGCGTTGCTGCCATTCATGGAACAAGGCAACAAGTACGATCGATTTATCATTGAGGAAGTCTTCAATAGCGCAAACAATCGACCGTTGACTCAAGACGCCCCAATGGCGATGTACATTTGCCCTAGTTCGCCGGAAAATACCGCGGATGATACCGAAGCCGATTACACGACTCACTACTACGGCGTCATGGGGCCGACAGGCACCAACCCTCAATCCGGCGTCGCCTACAAAGAAAACACTTCCGGCGCACACGGTGGTTGGAGCGAACAAGGGCTATTTCGCTGGGGGCTGAAACCTAAAAACTTCGCCAACATCGTTGACGGAACTTCGAACTCTTTGGCCTTTGGCGAAATTTCATGGTCCGAACGGAATGGAAACGCGACTCGCTATCGAGCATGGACGCGTGGCGGCCAAGTGAATCAATACATGGCACCTGCCAAGAACATTGCTCGCGCCATCAACTCCGATTACACGGCCCTGTTTAATGACATGAGCATGGGCAGCGAGCACCCAGGCGGTGCGATGTTTGGGCTTTGCGACGGCTCGGTTCGGTTCGTTTCCGAAACCATTAACTTCAGCACGTACCTATCCGCTGCAAGTGTTAACGGACGCGAGTCCGACGGTCTTTAA
- the ilvA gene encoding threonine ammonia-lyase, biosynthetic, producing MNMNQTLLDYLQRILNAPVYDVAIESPLEQAEKLSKRLGNRIWLKREDTQPVFSFKLRGAYNKMSRLTSAELARGVVCASAGNHAQGVALSAKRLGCKTVIVMPVTTPRLKSDAVRALGGNVVLHGESYSDAHAHALEIAERDRLVFVHPFDDPDVIAGQGTIGMEILRQHQHPIHAVFVAIGGGGLISGVAAYLKAVRPDIKIVGVQMEDSDAMIRSIRKGERVTLEDVGLFSDGTAVKRVGEETFRLTKNLVDDFVLVDTDAVCAAIKDAFEDTRSILEPAGAIGIAGMKKYIAQHNIENESLVAITCGANMNFDRLRFVAERAEVGEAREALFAVTIPEERGSFKRLCEVIGQRSVTEFSYRISNAKQAHVLVGLATNDRQEAKAIRTAFTEEGFESINLVDDELSKEHIRYMVGGRSQASQNEHLYRFEFPERPGALMRFLSSMHPNWNISLFHYRNQGADYGRILVGIQVPDSDLKAISNFIEGLGYPCVEETQNPVYRMFL from the coding sequence ATGAACATGAACCAAACGCTTCTCGATTACCTGCAACGCATCCTGAATGCCCCGGTCTACGACGTTGCCATTGAATCGCCTCTTGAACAAGCGGAAAAACTATCCAAGCGGTTAGGCAATCGAATTTGGCTAAAACGAGAGGACACGCAACCGGTCTTCAGCTTCAAGCTGCGCGGAGCCTACAACAAGATGTCGCGGCTAACGTCGGCGGAACTGGCTCGGGGGGTCGTCTGTGCATCGGCGGGGAACCATGCACAAGGCGTTGCCCTCAGTGCGAAGCGGCTCGGTTGCAAAACCGTCATTGTCATGCCGGTAACCACTCCGCGACTTAAATCGGATGCGGTCCGCGCCCTCGGCGGGAACGTGGTCTTACACGGTGAAAGCTACTCCGACGCGCATGCCCACGCACTCGAGATCGCAGAACGCGACCGATTGGTTTTTGTGCATCCCTTTGACGATCCCGATGTCATTGCCGGGCAAGGAACGATCGGGATGGAAATCCTTCGCCAACACCAACATCCAATCCATGCGGTCTTCGTCGCGATCGGCGGAGGAGGCTTGATTTCAGGAGTCGCCGCCTACCTCAAAGCCGTACGCCCCGACATCAAAATTGTCGGAGTCCAGATGGAAGATTCCGATGCCATGATCCGATCGATCCGCAAAGGCGAACGCGTCACGCTAGAAGATGTAGGCTTGTTTTCCGACGGGACGGCTGTCAAACGGGTTGGCGAGGAAACGTTTCGACTGACCAAGAACTTGGTCGATGACTTCGTGCTTGTCGATACCGATGCCGTCTGTGCTGCGATCAAAGATGCGTTCGAAGATACGCGAAGCATTCTGGAACCAGCCGGGGCGATTGGAATCGCAGGCATGAAAAAATACATCGCCCAGCACAATATTGAAAATGAATCGCTGGTCGCCATCACCTGCGGTGCCAACATGAATTTCGACCGTCTGCGATTCGTCGCGGAGCGAGCCGAAGTTGGCGAAGCCCGCGAAGCCTTGTTTGCCGTCACGATCCCTGAAGAGCGGGGCAGTTTCAAACGCCTGTGCGAAGTGATCGGGCAACGCAGCGTGACCGAATTTAGCTACCGGATCTCCAATGCAAAGCAGGCTCACGTGCTGGTCGGGCTGGCCACCAATGATCGTCAGGAAGCCAAAGCCATTCGCACAGCATTTACCGAAGAGGGTTTTGAATCGATCAACTTGGTCGACGATGAACTGTCCAAGGAACACATTCGGTACATGGTGGGCGGCCGAAGCCAAGCCTCACAGAATGAACACCTGTATCGCTTTGAATTCCCGGAGCGCCCCGGGGCACTGATGCGTTTCTTATCAAGCATGCATCCCAACTGGAACATCAGCCTGTTCCACTACCGCAACCAAGGCGCCGACTACGGACGAATATTGGTCGGAATCCAAGTGCCCGATAGCGATCTGAAAGCGATCTCGAATTTCATCGAAGGCCTAGGATACCCCTGCGTGGAAGAAACCCAAAATCCTGTTTACCGCATGTTCCTCTAA
- a CDS encoding lactonase family protein: protein MNQSFFTQSSRLLTVFFAVGLGSSFLLARSAYSQQTSAEKPLVAYVGTFSAPLQDMLPTQVDLPPGNGRGIHRFHVDRQTGAMTQVGEFLLGTSPSSLVINAAGNRLYSANETDRVGENKEGTVSAFAIDPDGGKLTPLNSVSSGGAGPTYVSLDPSGRFLLVANYFGGSVSVLPILADGKLGQATDIQVDEGEIGPTKATHAPPGSFAISGHDRTHAHMIHSDPSGQFVLHVDLGLDRIYVWKLDRETGKLIPNTPAFVSLPPGDGPRHFHFHPNGKWFYSIQEEGSTVALFDFDVETGNLKHRQTLSTLPPEFKGSNFCSGILVSNDGRFVYVGNRLHDSIGIFSVNDDGTLTYVGEEWTRGDYPRSFNFDPTGQFLYCCNQRADHVSVFRVDAKTGKLIFTDHYAAVGNPSAIVFLDQAETGK, encoded by the coding sequence ATGAATCAATCCTTCTTTACGCAATCCTCCCGTTTGTTAACGGTGTTTTTCGCCGTTGGACTAGGGAGTTCTTTTTTGTTGGCCCGTTCGGCTTACTCGCAGCAAACGAGTGCCGAGAAACCGTTGGTCGCCTATGTAGGGACCTTTAGTGCTCCCTTGCAAGACATGCTTCCGACTCAGGTCGATCTGCCACCAGGAAATGGACGAGGCATTCACCGCTTTCACGTCGATCGTCAAACGGGAGCGATGACCCAAGTTGGCGAGTTTCTGCTGGGCACCAGTCCAAGCAGTTTGGTGATCAATGCCGCAGGCAATCGACTCTATTCGGCCAATGAAACCGATCGTGTTGGCGAAAACAAAGAGGGAACTGTCAGTGCGTTTGCCATCGATCCTGATGGCGGCAAACTAACCCCGCTGAATTCGGTGTCGTCGGGAGGTGCAGGCCCCACCTACGTGAGCCTGGATCCAAGCGGACGCTTCCTGTTGGTTGCCAATTATTTTGGAGGCTCGGTTTCCGTTTTGCCGATCTTGGCAGATGGGAAACTTGGCCAGGCCACGGACATCCAGGTGGACGAAGGGGAAATTGGACCAACCAAGGCGACTCATGCTCCTCCTGGAAGTTTTGCGATCAGCGGCCACGACCGCACGCATGCTCACATGATTCATTCCGACCCTTCGGGACAGTTTGTGCTGCATGTTGATCTGGGATTGGATCGCATCTACGTTTGGAAACTGGATCGGGAAACTGGAAAATTGATTCCCAACACGCCTGCCTTCGTTTCGCTTCCTCCGGGCGATGGACCACGGCATTTCCATTTTCATCCAAACGGCAAATGGTTTTATTCGATCCAAGAAGAAGGTTCGACCGTTGCCCTGTTTGATTTTGATGTCGAAACCGGGAACCTAAAGCATCGCCAAACGCTTTCGACGCTCCCGCCCGAATTTAAAGGGAGCAACTTCTGTTCGGGGATTCTGGTTTCCAATGACGGCCGGTTTGTTTATGTCGGGAACCGTTTGCACGACAGCATCGGGATTTTTTCGGTCAACGACGACGGGACATTGACTTACGTCGGAGAAGAGTGGACGCGTGGCGATTACCCTCGCAGTTTCAATTTTGATCCGACCGGTCAGTTCTTGTATTGCTGCAACCAACGGGCGGATCACGTATCGGTGTTTCGAGTTGATGCGAAAACAGGAAAGCTGATTTTTACCGATCATTACGCAGCCGTGGGGAATCCGTCGGCAATCGTGTTTCTAGATCAAGCTGAAACAGGCAAGTAG
- a CDS encoding dipeptidase: MKWIFDAHLDLSLNALEWNRDLRRTVADIREFERTLPPRLAGQAAGTVSLPDMRRGGIGLCVATQIGGCMKPSSFVANWESPSQAWAMSQGQLAWYREMERQGEMIQITDLAGLESQIQRWADPVAAAARNEPIGYILSLEGADSIVTLDHLDQAWEYGLRALGPAHYGIGRYAMGHDVEGSFPPIGIELIKKMDQLGMILDVTHLNEPCFWQALEHFSGPIWASHQMCRALVDDVRQFSDRQISALIEQGAVLGAAFDVWMVVPGFIRGESTPTSIGVGMEQIADHIDHVCQLAGNAQHSGIGSDLDGAYGKEQSPSDLDTIADMQALDGILTRRGYSEEDREAIFHGNFLRTLRQAWS, encoded by the coding sequence ATGAAATGGATCTTTGATGCACATCTAGACCTCAGCCTAAACGCTTTGGAGTGGAATCGGGACTTACGACGGACCGTTGCCGACATCCGCGAATTCGAACGGACCTTGCCACCTCGCTTGGCCGGGCAAGCCGCCGGGACTGTTTCTCTGCCCGACATGCGGCGCGGCGGAATCGGGTTGTGCGTGGCCACCCAAATCGGCGGCTGCATGAAACCAAGCTCCTTTGTAGCGAACTGGGAATCGCCATCCCAGGCTTGGGCGATGTCTCAGGGGCAGCTCGCCTGGTACCGCGAGATGGAACGCCAAGGTGAGATGATCCAAATCACCGACCTCGCCGGCCTGGAATCGCAAATCCAACGCTGGGCAGATCCCGTTGCCGCAGCCGCTCGTAACGAGCCCATCGGTTACATCCTCAGCCTAGAAGGTGCCGATTCGATCGTCACCCTCGACCACCTGGACCAAGCCTGGGAGTACGGCCTGCGCGCCCTCGGGCCAGCGCACTACGGGATCGGCCGATACGCGATGGGACATGATGTGGAAGGTTCTTTTCCACCGATCGGAATCGAACTGATAAAGAAAATGGACCAGCTGGGGATGATCCTCGATGTGACGCATTTGAACGAACCCTGCTTCTGGCAGGCGCTGGAACATTTCAGCGGTCCCATCTGGGCAAGCCATCAGATGTGCCGAGCATTGGTCGACGACGTCCGGCAATTCAGCGATCGCCAGATTTCGGCACTGATCGAACAAGGCGCCGTATTAGGGGCAGCCTTCGATGTTTGGATGGTCGTCCCCGGCTTCATTCGCGGTGAATCAACGCCCACGTCGATCGGCGTCGGCATGGAACAGATCGCCGACCATATCGATCACGTTTGCCAGCTCGCAGGAAACGCTCAGCATTCGGGCATCGGCAGCGATCTAGACGGAGCCTATGGCAAGGAACAATCGCCTAGCGATCTGGATACGATCGCGGACATGCAAGCCCTTGATGGAATCCTGACGCGTCGCGGCTACAGCGAGGAAGACCGCGAAGCAATCTTTCATGGCAACTTCCTCCGAACGCTCCGCCAAGCTTGGTCATAG